In a genomic window of Punica granatum isolate Tunisia-2019 chromosome 6, ASM765513v2, whole genome shotgun sequence:
- the LOC116212018 gene encoding CDK5RAP1-like protein, with protein sequence MDIYAIAKPKRWKTMSFGSSCTRREWSLGPLLLQSNPCPSRLATASLPRELLRSAMASSLTSLSSINIPRRCRCFSLRYLSSWPLPLISASSRFSDYPAALPRRTRFSATFSRTFSRPQLPPATKTSEVPPLRHFIAQSAAAAALTAPEAQPGTIPATEDQSRGRIYHETYGCQMNINDMEIVLSIMKNAGYSEVVDVPESAEIIFINTCAIRDNAEQKVWQRLNYFWFLKRHWKSNVAIGRSDSLRPPKVVVLGCMAERLKDKILDADKMVDVVCGPDAYRDLPRLLEEVDAGQKGINTLLSLEETYADINPVRISKSSVSAFVSVMRGCNNMCSFCIVPFTRGRERSRPVESIVKEVAELAKEGVKEVTLLGQNVNSYNDMSGLENEVDPGTNWKFSEGFSSMCKVKKMGLRFADLLDRLSLEFPEIRFRYTSPHPKDFPDELLYIMRERHNVCKYIHLPAQSGSSSVLERMRRGYTREAYLDLVQKIRTIIPEVGISSDFICGFCGETEEDHQDTLSLIRTVGYDMAYMFAYSMREKTHAHRNYTDDVPEDVKQRRLTELIGTFRESTGKCYDSQVGTIQLVLVEGPNKRAPDTELIGKSDRFHRVSFKNLPVLDRDNESASKRNPVVGDYVEVRILKSTRASLFGEAIAITKLSLYHNVQDEESVVFESRA encoded by the exons ATGGACATTTATGCCATTGCGAAACCAAAACGCTGGAAGACAATGTCGTTTGGGAGCAGCTGCACGAGGAGGGAGTGGTCGTTGGGGCCTCTGCTTCTCCAATCAAATCCCTGTCCTTCTCGTCTCGCCACCGCTTCACTGCCGCGGGAACTCCTTCGGTCTGCAATGGCGTCCTCCCTCACCTCCCTATCCTCTATCAACATCCCCCGCCGCTGCCGCTGCTTCAGCCTCAGGTACCTCTCTTCGTGGCCGCTGCCACTCATCTCCGCCTCCTCCCGCTTCTCCGACTACCCGGCGGCTCTGCCGCGCAGGACGAGATTCTCCGCCACTTTCTCCAGAACCTTCTCCCGGCCTCAGCTCCCTCCAGCCACCAAGACCTCTGAAGTTCCGCCGCTGCGCCATTTCATCGCTCAGTCGGCAGCGGCGGCGGCTCTGACCGCTCCGGAGGCACAGCCAGG CACAATCCCGGCCACTGAAGATCAGTCTAGAGGTCGAATATACCATGAAACATACGGATGTCAGATGAACATCAATGACATGGAGATCGTCCTTTCTATCATGAAGAATGCTGGCTACAGCGAAGTAGTGGATGTTCCTGAGAGCGCGGAGATCATTTTTATCAATACCTGCGCCATTCGGGACAATGCCGAGCAGAAGGTGTGGCAGAGGCTTAATTATTTCTGGTTTCTTAAGAGGCACTGGAAGAGCAATGTTGCTATCGGTAGGTCAGACTCATTGCGGCCTCCTAAGGTAGTCGTGTTAGGATGCATGGCAGAGAGGTTGAAGGACAAGATACTCGATGCAGATAAGATGGTTGATGTGGTTTGTGGCCCCGATGCTTATAGAGACTTGCCTCGTTTACTGGAAGAGGTTGATGCTGGTCAGAAAGGGATAAATACTCTTCTTTCTCTGGAAGAGACTTATGCTGATATTAACCCGGTTAGAATATCGAAAAGCTCTGTTTCGGCTTTTGTCTCTGTAATGAGGGGTTGCAACAATATGTGCTCGTTTTGCATAGTCCCTTTTActagagggagagagagatcacGTCCCGTTGAGTCGATCGTAAAGGAGGTTGCCGAGCTTGCAAAAGAAGGTGTGAAAGAGGTAACGCTTCTGGGACAGAATGTTAACAGCTACAATGATATGTCTGGGCTCGAAAATGAAGTTGATCCGGGTACCAACTGGAAATTCAGCGAAGGTTTTTCCAGCATGTGCAAGGTGAAGAAAATGGGTCTACGGTTTGCGGATCTTCTTGACCGTCTTTCATTAGAGTTTCCTGAGATACGATTTAGATACACATCTCCCCACCCTAAAGATTTTCCGGACGAGCTGCTCTATATTATGAGAGAGAGGCACAATGTCTGCAAATATATCCATCTACCTGCACAAAGTGGGAGCAGCTCGGTATTAGAGAGAATGCGTCGCGGTTATACCCGTGAAGCATACTTGGATCTGGTGCAAAAGATAAGGACAATTATTCCAGAAGTGGGAATAAGCAGCGACTTTATATGTG GTTTTTGTGGAGAGACTGAGGAAGACCACCAAGACACTCTTAGCCTCATAAGAACTGTGGGCTATGATATGGCATACATGTTTGCCTACAGCATGAGGGAGAAAACCCATGCACACAGGAACTACACCGATGATGTTCCCGAGGATGTGAAGCAGAGGAGGCTAACCGAACTGATTGGGACGTTTCGTGAGAGCACAGGTAAGTGCTACGACTCTCAAGTCGGGACCATCCAACTGGTGTTGGTCGAAGGACCAAATAAGAGAGCTCCAGACACAGAACTTATCGGCAAGAGCGACAGGTTTCATAGAGTGTCATTCAAGAACCTCCCGGTCCTTGACCGAGATAATGAATCAGCTAGCAAGAGAAACCCCGTAGTTGGTGATTATGTGGAAGTCCGCATCCTGAAATCTACGCGAGCATCTTTGTTTGGAGAAGCGATCGCAATCACAAAGTTGAGTTTGTATCACAACGTCCAGGATGAAGAATCAGTCGTTTTTGAAAGCAGAGCCTGA